One window of Channa argus isolate prfri chromosome 4, Channa argus male v1.0, whole genome shotgun sequence genomic DNA carries:
- the LOC137125487 gene encoding NLR family CARD domain-containing protein 3-like codes for MKRVHQTPGSAGAEHDPSCVSLKSENSKGHLIHFKEEGPSVKEKMKQENPVSPETTSLRQLSVDQRVDQQSSEVPSGQSVQQHQTHLDSIFMLLEDNIVTFVKNELKKMQKSLSPDYPECSESQREDEELLDGEDEEQRRSSRESFLKITVNFLRRMKQEELADCLQSKSSFMCQSALKSHMRKKFQCMFEGIAKAGNPVLLNQIYTELYITEGGTGEVNDEHEVRQIETASRKPVRPETTIRHEDIFKASPGRDGPIRRVMTKGVAGIGKTVLTQKFTLDWAEDKANQDIQFTFPLTFRELNVLKEKKFSLVELVHLFFPETKGISRFEEFQVVFIFDGLDECRLPLDFHNNEILTDVTESTSVDVLLTNLIRGNLLPSARLWITTRPAAANQIPPECVDMVTEVRGFNNPQKEEYFRKRFRDEEQASRIISHIKTSRSLHIMCHIPVFCWITATVLEDVLKTREGGELPKTLTEMYIHFLVVQSKLKTIKYDGGAETDPHWTPENKKMVESLGKLSFEQLQKGNLIFYESDLTECGINIRAASVYSGVFTQIFKEERGLYQDKVFCFVHLSVQEFLAALHVHLTFINSGVNLLSEGQSTSQKSNTKKDKSPKMHFHQRAVDKALQSRNGHLDLFLRFLLGLSLQTNQIVLQGLMTQTGKSSQASEETVLYIKTKFSNALSAEQSINLFHCLNELNDCSLVDEIQRFLSSGRLSTEKLSPAQLSALLFILLSSDKDLDVFDLKKYSDSEEALLRLQPVIKVSNKAVLSGCNLTKRSCEALSSVLSSQSSSLRELDLSNNNLQDSGVKLLCAGLESPQCRLRTLRLSGCLVTEEGCASLASALSSNPSHLRELDLSYNHPGDSGVKLLSAGLKDPLWRLDTLRVEPGGERWLRPGLRKYFCQLTIDTNTVNRKLQLSDNNRKVTFMEEDQLYPDHPDRFDWPMHLCIKELTGRCYWEVEWKGLIYVSVSVRGISRKGLGDSSAFGRNDHSWALRCSDGGYFVLFNNTQTLVSSFSSSSGRVAVYVDCPAQTISFYKVSSNKLTHIHTLSTLPLTDPLYPGLGVWWSGSSASLCSV; via the exons ATGAAAAG aGTCCATCAGACACCAGGCTCAGCAGGAGCTGAACATGACCCCAGCTGTGTGTCCTTAAAGAGTGAAAACTCTAAGGGTCacttaattcattttaaagaaGAAGGACCATCTGTTAAAGAGAA aatGAAACAGGAAAACCCAGTTTCCCCGGAAACGACCAGTTTGAGACAACTGTCTGTTGATCAAAG AGTGgaccagcagagctcagaggttcccAGTGGTCAGTCTgtccagcagcatcaaacacacctggactccatatttatg ctgctggaggacaacattgtcacttttgtgaagaacgAGCTgaagaagatgcagaagagtcTGAGTCCAGATTACCCAGAATgctcagagagtcagagggaggatgaggagttgttggatggtgaggatgaagagcagaggaggagcagcagagagtcatttctgaagatcacagtgaacttcctgaggagaatgaagcaggaggagctggctgactgtctgcagagca aATCTTCTTTCATGTGCCAGTCTGCACTCAAGTCTCACATGAGGAAGAAGTTCCAGTGTATGTTTGAGGGcatcgctaaagcaggaaacccagttcttctgaatcagatctacacagagctctacatcacagagggagggactggagaggtcaatgatgaacatgaggtcagacagattgaaacagcatccaggaaaccagtcagaccagaaacaacaatcagacatgaagacatctttaaagcctcacctggaagagatggaccaatcagaagagtgatgacaaagggagtggctggtattgggaaaacagtcttaacacagaagttcactctggactgggctgaagacaaagccaaccaggacatacagttcacatttccattgactttcagagagctgaatgtgctcaaagagaaaaagttcagcttggtggaacttgttcatctcttctttcctgaaaccaaaggaatcagcaggtttgaagagttccaggttgtgttcatctttgatggtctggatgagtgtcgacttcctctggacttccacaacaatgagatcctgactgatgttacagagtccacctcagtggatgtgctgctgacaaacctcatcagggggaacctgcttccctctgctcgcctctggatcaccacacgacctgcagcagccaatcagatccctcctgagtgtgttgacatggtgacagaggtcagaggattCAATAatccacagaaggaggagtacttcaggaagagattcagagatgaggagcaggccagcagaatcatctcccacatcaagacatcacgaagcctccacatcatgtgccacatcccagtcttctgctggatcactgctacagttctggaggatgtgttgaaaaccagagagggaggagagctgcccaagaccctgactgagatgtacatccacttcctggtggttcagtccaaactgaagaccatcaagtatgatggaggagctgagacagatccacactggaCTCCAGAGAACAAGAAGATGGTTGAGTCTCTGGGGAAACTgtcttttgagcagctgcagaaaggaaacctgatcttctatgaatcagacctgacagagtgtggcatcaatatcagagcagcctcagtgtactcaggagtgttcacacagatctttaaagaggagagaggactgtaccaggacaaggtgttctgcttcgtccatctgagtgttcaggagtttctggctgctcttcatgtccatctgacattcatcaactctggagtcaatctgctgtcagaaGGACAATCAACCTCCCAGAAGTCTAAcactaaaaaagacaaatctccAAAGATGCACTTCCACCAGAGGGCTGTGGACAAGGCCCTTCAAAGCCGAAATGGACACCTAGACTTGTTCCTACGCTTTCTCTTGGGTCTTTCACTGCAGACCAATCAGATTGTCCTGCAAGGTCTGATGACACAGACTGGAAAAAGCTCACAGGCAAGTGAGGAAACAGTCCTGTACATCAAGACTAAATTTAGTAATGCTCTGTCTGCAGAgcaaagcatcaacctgttccactgtctgaatgaactgaatgattgtTCATTAGTAGACGAGATTCAACGTTTCCTCAGTTCAGGACGTCTTTCCACAGagaaactgtctcctgctcagttgTCAGCTTTGCTCTTtatcttactgtcatcagacAAAGATCTGGACGTGTTTGACTTAAAGAAATACTCTGattcagaggaggctcttctgaggctgcAGCCAGTCATAAAAGTCTCCAATAAAGCTGT tctgagtggctgtaacctcacaaagagaagctgtgaagctctgtcctcagttctcagctctcagtcctctagtctgagagaactggacctgagtaacaacaaccttcaggattcaggagtgaagctgttgtGTGCTGGACTGGAGAGTCCACAATGTAGACTAAGAACTCTCAG actgtcaggttgtctggtcacagaggaaggttgtgcttctctggcctcagctctgagctccaacccctcccatctgagagaactggacctgagctacaatcatccaggagactcaggagtgaagctgctgtctgctggactgaagGATCCACTctggagactggacactctcag ggTGGAGCCTGGTGGAGAACGATGGCTGAGaccaggtctgaggaagt atttctgtcaactcacaatcgacacaaacacagtgaacaggaaactacaactgtctgacaacaacaggaaggtgacattTATGGAAGAGGATCAGTtgtatcctgatcatccagacagatttgactGGCCTATGCACCTGTGCATTAAAGAGCTGAccggtcgctgttactgggaggttgAGTGGAAAGGACTGATTTATGTGTCAGTGAGTGTCAGAGGAATCAGCAGAAAAGGACTTGGAGATAGCTCTGCATTTGGAAGGAATGATCACTCCTGGGCTCTGAGGTGCTCGGATGGTGGCTACTTTGTGTTgttcaacaacacacaaacacttgtttcctccttctcttcttcctcaggtagagtagcagtgtatgtggactgtcctgctcaAACCATATCCTTCTACAAAGTGTCCTCTAACAAGCTGACCCACATCCACACCTTAAGTACTCTGCCACTCACTGACCCTCTGTATCCTGGGCTTGGAGTCTGGTGGTCTGGTTCCTCAGCATCTTTATGTTCAGTCTAG